From the Streptomyces nigrescens genome, one window contains:
- a CDS encoding RICIN domain-containing protein translates to MKPPRRSGLRRTFAVLITALAVTLGLSAQAGTARADDGSGLSGLTFTSVNNGRNLDVQNGNTGDGVFIVTNSAPGHHQKWSANAQPDGSFTLVNDATGKCIEAGHPLKQRSCSGASGLRWYFQPVNGTSDTYLIRNAGDNKCIDVVLGAQYDDAWTQAYGCNASKAQQWKIPSSATGAAFKAAVAYASKRCQKDAATCSWTKGTQAPAEPLPKQCISPVWYNGTETPVPWTFTLNTSSGWSSQLGVSFTSTLGTGMASPVQTSVSLTLSGQVTYDLRTDLGNSLTINVPSRHYGWVALSELATKVTGEWTFDANGFPWKAKDTVTVPLRSDDQGRSSIYLAQTSPDFTTCNS, encoded by the coding sequence CCGCGCTCGCCGTCACCCTCGGCCTGTCCGCCCAGGCCGGCACGGCCCGTGCCGATGACGGTTCGGGCCTGAGCGGCCTGACTTTCACGTCCGTCAACAACGGCCGGAACCTGGACGTACAGAACGGCAACACCGGTGACGGTGTCTTCATCGTCACCAACTCCGCGCCGGGCCACCACCAGAAGTGGAGCGCCAACGCGCAGCCCGACGGGTCGTTCACCCTCGTCAACGACGCCACCGGCAAGTGCATCGAAGCCGGCCACCCGCTCAAGCAGCGGTCCTGTTCCGGAGCATCCGGCCTGCGCTGGTACTTCCAGCCCGTGAACGGCACCAGCGACACCTACCTGATCCGTAACGCCGGCGACAACAAGTGCATCGACGTCGTCCTGGGCGCCCAGTACGACGACGCGTGGACACAGGCCTACGGCTGCAACGCCAGCAAGGCGCAGCAGTGGAAGATCCCCTCGTCGGCGACCGGCGCCGCGTTCAAGGCTGCGGTGGCCTATGCGTCGAAGCGCTGCCAGAAGGACGCAGCGACCTGCTCGTGGACGAAGGGGACGCAGGCCCCGGCCGAGCCGCTGCCCAAGCAGTGCATCTCCCCTGTTTGGTACAACGGCACCGAGACGCCGGTGCCGTGGACGTTCACGCTGAACACCTCCAGCGGCTGGTCGAGTCAGCTCGGGGTGTCCTTCACCTCGACCCTCGGCACGGGTATGGCGAGCCCGGTGCAGACCAGCGTCAGCCTCACCCTCTCCGGCCAGGTCACCTACGACCTGCGGACGGATCTCGGCAACAGCCTGACGATCAACGTGCCGTCGCGTCACTACGGATGGGTGGCACTGTCGGAGCTGGCGACGAAGGTGACCGGTGAGTGGACCTTCGATGCGAACGGCTTCCCGTGGAAGGCGAAGGACACGGTCACCGTTCCGCTGCGGTCCGATGACCAGGGCCGGTCCAGCATCTATCTGGCGCAGACCAGCCCGGACTTCACGACGTGTAACAGCTGA
- a CDS encoding DUF5825 family protein, whose product MTSTAAPASRPLTLHAWRDYDEDACTLPGMSLGAVDLTAPPHDQAAELWELGARRVEFTGEIDLTAVDDPAEAAHAVRRLCLIRDLTARAVLVQWQLRLPPEPDDGWRDLSHLQPPRTLTGPADPVAALAQWRNEHYLCKCLWRQGPGFVQIRDRRWGELRRFTAEESEYQQAITQLSYGTPLRSVPKAIAADFLEERLVSRTGPLLWWLPYRVNRWTQEAMAI is encoded by the coding sequence ATGACCAGCACCGCCGCCCCCGCCTCCCGGCCACTGACCCTCCACGCCTGGCGGGACTACGACGAGGACGCCTGCACTCTGCCGGGCATGAGCCTGGGCGCCGTCGACCTGACCGCCCCGCCGCACGATCAGGCCGCCGAGCTGTGGGAACTCGGGGCACGCCGGGTGGAGTTCACCGGCGAGATCGACCTGACCGCGGTCGACGACCCGGCCGAGGCCGCCCACGCCGTCCGGCGGCTGTGTCTGATCCGCGATCTGACGGCCCGTGCCGTGCTGGTGCAGTGGCAGCTACGGCTGCCCCCGGAGCCCGACGACGGCTGGCGCGACCTCAGCCACCTCCAGCCGCCCCGGACCCTCACCGGCCCCGCCGACCCCGTGGCCGCGCTCGCCCAGTGGCGCAACGAGCACTACCTCTGCAAGTGCCTGTGGCGCCAGGGCCCCGGCTTCGTCCAGATCCGCGACCGCCGCTGGGGCGAACTGCGCCGCTTCACCGCCGAGGAGTCCGAATACCAGCAGGCGATCACCCAACTCTCCTACGGAACACCACTACGGTCCGTCCCGAAGGCCATCGCCGCCGACTTCCTGGAGGAGCGCCTGGTCTCCCGCACCGGACCCCTGCTGTGGTGGCTCCCGTACCGGGTGAACCGGTGGACCCAGGAGGCGATGGCCATCTGA
- a CDS encoding RiPP maturation radical SAM C-methyltransferase, whose amino-acid sequence MRVLLVNMPWSPIDLPSLALGILRRSVDERTSGRADVLHANLEFTDWITRRTAFTADDYQFYALSSYFMGCGDWVFSSALYDDPEWRVPEFSVSMRGKLRDERLRMSKELHRVVPEFVQEIAERIVAAGPDVVGFTSTFQQNTAALAAVKYVKRLAPHIKTVMGGANCDAEQGAATHRNFPFLDFVVRGEGEAAFPQLLTALDEGGDLSAVPGLCHWGADGKSIANPMSTRPLPPATILPPDYSGYFERLASSVARNWVEPKLVVEGARGCWWGEKHHCTFCGLNGSFMQFRSKSPDTFYEEIMELARRHRVLDMYLVDNILDMGYLTTVLPRIIDSGYDLRMHIEIKANMRRTQLRTLAEAGMIYVQPGIESLNSRVLDLMDKGVSGCQNVRMLRDGAETGLSVSWNYLHGFPGESAADYEPVIAQIPALEHLDPPVDLSARIAIERFSPYFNRPELGFTGLRPEEHYRFTYDLPESELLDMAYVFEAPERGITEPTVTALNGALGAWKKHHADSRLTHADLGDRIVLVSRRRAFNWGAMELTAPTEIAAFRLLDQPHAPAALTRKLTARLPEHPVDEVAVHALLQHWVTLGLVFTDGGQYVHLAPAAVNEDLLRLDFMRHTHAATAPQEEPDDAAHALVAHV is encoded by the coding sequence ATGCGCGTCCTGCTGGTCAATATGCCCTGGTCCCCGATCGACCTTCCGTCCCTCGCCCTCGGCATCCTGAGACGAAGCGTCGACGAGCGCACCTCCGGGCGGGCCGATGTCCTGCACGCGAACCTGGAGTTCACCGACTGGATCACCCGGCGGACCGCCTTCACCGCGGACGACTACCAGTTCTACGCGCTCTCCTCGTACTTCATGGGATGCGGCGACTGGGTGTTCTCCTCCGCCCTGTACGACGATCCCGAGTGGCGGGTACCGGAGTTCAGCGTCTCGATGCGCGGCAAGCTGCGTGACGAACGGCTGCGGATGTCCAAGGAACTGCACCGCGTGGTACCGGAGTTCGTGCAGGAGATCGCCGAGCGGATCGTCGCGGCCGGGCCCGACGTCGTCGGCTTCACCTCCACCTTCCAGCAGAACACCGCCGCGCTCGCCGCCGTCAAGTACGTCAAACGCCTCGCCCCGCACATCAAAACCGTCATGGGCGGCGCCAACTGCGACGCCGAGCAGGGCGCCGCCACCCACCGCAACTTCCCGTTCCTGGACTTCGTGGTCCGCGGCGAGGGAGAAGCCGCCTTCCCCCAGCTGCTCACCGCTCTCGACGAGGGCGGCGACCTGTCCGCCGTCCCCGGGCTGTGCCATTGGGGCGCCGACGGCAAGAGCATCGCGAACCCGATGAGCACCCGCCCGCTGCCGCCCGCCACCATCCTGCCGCCCGACTACAGCGGGTACTTCGAGCGGCTGGCGTCCTCCGTCGCCCGCAACTGGGTGGAGCCCAAGCTCGTCGTCGAGGGGGCCCGCGGCTGCTGGTGGGGGGAGAAGCACCACTGCACCTTCTGCGGTCTCAACGGCTCCTTCATGCAGTTCCGCAGCAAGAGCCCCGACACCTTCTACGAAGAGATCATGGAGCTGGCCCGCCGGCACCGGGTGCTGGACATGTACCTCGTCGACAACATCCTCGACATGGGCTACCTCACCACCGTCCTGCCCCGCATCATCGACAGCGGCTACGACCTGCGGATGCACATCGAGATCAAGGCGAACATGCGCCGTACCCAGCTGCGCACCCTGGCCGAGGCCGGAATGATCTACGTCCAGCCGGGCATCGAGAGCCTCAACAGCCGGGTGCTCGACCTGATGGACAAGGGCGTGAGCGGCTGCCAGAACGTCCGCATGCTCCGGGACGGGGCCGAGACCGGGCTCTCCGTATCCTGGAACTACCTCCACGGCTTCCCCGGCGAGAGCGCCGCCGACTACGAGCCCGTCATCGCCCAGATACCGGCCCTGGAACACCTCGATCCGCCGGTCGACCTGTCCGCCCGCATCGCCATCGAACGCTTCAGCCCGTACTTCAACCGGCCCGAGCTCGGCTTCACCGGTCTGCGCCCCGAGGAGCACTACCGCTTCACCTACGACCTGCCCGAGTCCGAACTCCTTGACATGGCCTATGTCTTCGAGGCACCTGAGCGCGGCATCACCGAGCCCACCGTCACCGCGCTCAACGGCGCCCTCGGCGCCTGGAAGAAGCACCACGCGGACAGCAGGCTCACCCATGCGGACCTCGGCGACCGCATCGTGCTCGTCAGCCGCCGGCGCGCCTTCAACTGGGGCGCCATGGAACTGACCGCGCCCACCGAGATCGCGGCCTTCCGGCTCCTCGACCAGCCGCACGCCCCCGCCGCGCTGACCCGCAAGCTCACCGCCCGCCTGCCCGAACACCCCGTCGACGAGGTCGCCGTCCATGCCCTCCTCCAGCACTGGGTGACCCTCGGACTGGTCTTCACCGACGGCGGCCAGTACGTCCATCTGGCACCGGCCGCCGTCAACGAGGACCTGCTGCGACTCGACTTCATGCGCCACACCCACGCCGCGACCGCCCCGCAGGAAGAGCCCGACGACGCCGCCCACGCCCTCGTCGCCCACGTCTGA
- a CDS encoding S9 family peptidase yields the protein MSMTAAHPAALPPSGTGFRVYHPALPEVCPRDPARMALAADADGRCEIFTWNAATGTARQVTDSPHGTLHCALDAEARVWWFAEDRSGLGLWYFQDFEGGARQPGLTGLPPGFPHGLAVSDAGTVAIGLGDGRGMTVHLGRPGGPARQVWTVDGQARLAGISPSGGLLALSGAAGSDRAVTLLTCSGAVLDQLSGHHGRLWALGFAPSPAGTELLLVQEHHDHYRLATWRPGSGLLPQDWCRFDTEITARWYPAGRRVLIRQDRHGRSTLAAADLDRRTLTPVPSPPGTLLDAAPHPGGEVHYLWTDTATPPRMRSTAGTRLPGLATLPAPTPGRHRELWTPGPDGPVHTLLSTPDPTTGRRPPLVFLVHGGPADHDRDAYDPEVHSLVASGFAVARVNYRGSTGYGPRWRTAYGAGVGLTQVADLVAVRADLLRRGLARADAIGLWGTSWGGYLALLALGTRPDLWQAGVAVKPVADCAAAYRTGTPALRALDERLFGGTPDAVPERYARSSPLHYAAEVRAPLLVIAATLDAKCPPGQVRSYLDALRQAGAAHESMWLETGHDGYTGAHHVAVLRRAMGFLDQHLRRAPAAHRTPRPSRDGVSGGTGPSGTPGS from the coding sequence ATGAGCATGACTGCGGCACACCCCGCCGCCCTGCCGCCTTCCGGTACCGGCTTCCGGGTCTACCACCCGGCGCTCCCCGAGGTCTGCCCGCGCGACCCCGCGCGGATGGCGCTGGCCGCGGACGCCGACGGCCGCTGCGAGATCTTCACCTGGAACGCCGCCACCGGCACCGCACGCCAGGTCACCGACAGTCCGCACGGCACCCTGCACTGCGCACTCGACGCCGAGGCCCGGGTGTGGTGGTTCGCGGAGGACCGCAGCGGCCTCGGGCTGTGGTACTTCCAGGACTTCGAGGGCGGTGCCCGGCAGCCGGGCCTGACCGGCCTGCCGCCGGGCTTCCCGCACGGCCTCGCCGTGAGCGACGCCGGGACCGTGGCCATCGGACTCGGCGACGGCCGCGGGATGACCGTCCACCTCGGGAGGCCGGGAGGTCCGGCCCGGCAGGTGTGGACCGTCGACGGGCAGGCGCGGCTGGCGGGCATCTCGCCCTCGGGAGGGCTGCTGGCCCTTTCCGGAGCGGCCGGCTCCGACCGGGCGGTCACCCTCCTGACCTGCTCCGGGGCGGTGCTCGACCAGCTCTCCGGACACCACGGCCGACTGTGGGCGCTCGGCTTCGCGCCGTCCCCGGCAGGCACCGAGCTGCTGCTGGTCCAGGAACACCACGACCACTACCGGCTCGCGACGTGGCGGCCCGGCAGCGGGCTGCTGCCCCAGGACTGGTGCCGCTTCGACACCGAGATCACCGCGCGCTGGTACCCCGCGGGGCGCCGGGTCCTCATCCGCCAGGACCGCCACGGCCGTTCCACCCTCGCCGCGGCCGACCTCGACCGGCGCACGCTGACCCCGGTGCCCTCCCCGCCCGGCACCCTGCTCGACGCCGCCCCGCACCCGGGCGGCGAGGTGCACTACCTCTGGACCGACACCGCCACCCCGCCCCGGATGCGCTCCACCGCCGGCACCCGGCTCCCGGGGCTCGCCACCCTGCCCGCCCCCACGCCCGGGCGGCACCGCGAACTGTGGACCCCCGGCCCGGACGGCCCCGTGCACACCCTGCTCAGCACCCCGGACCCGACGACCGGCCGGCGGCCACCGCTGGTGTTCCTGGTGCACGGCGGCCCCGCCGACCACGACCGTGACGCCTACGACCCGGAGGTGCACTCCCTGGTCGCCTCCGGGTTCGCGGTGGCCCGGGTCAACTACCGCGGCTCCACCGGTTACGGCCCCCGCTGGCGCACCGCGTACGGCGCGGGAGTCGGGCTCACCCAGGTCGCCGACCTCGTCGCGGTCCGTGCCGATCTGCTCCGCCGCGGGCTGGCCCGGGCGGACGCGATCGGCCTGTGGGGCACTTCCTGGGGCGGCTACCTGGCCCTGCTGGCGCTCGGCACCCGGCCGGACCTCTGGCAGGCGGGCGTCGCCGTCAAACCGGTCGCCGACTGCGCGGCGGCGTACCGCACCGGCACCCCCGCGCTGCGGGCCCTGGACGAGCGGCTGTTCGGCGGCACGCCCGACGCGGTGCCCGAGCGCTACGCCCGGAGCTCACCCCTCCACTACGCCGCCGAGGTCCGGGCCCCGCTGCTGGTGATCGCCGCCACGCTCGACGCCAAATGCCCGCCCGGCCAGGTACGGAGCTACCTCGACGCGCTGCGGCAGGCCGGTGCGGCACACGAGTCGATGTGGCTGGAGACCGGCCACGACGGCTACACCGGTGCCCACCACGTGGCCGTGCTGCGCCGCGCCATGGGCTTTCTGGACCAGCATCTGCGCCGCGCCCCCGCGGCCCACCGAACCCCCCGTCCATCGAGGGACGGGGTCTCCGGAGGCACCGGCCCGTCCGGTACCCCCGGATCGTGA